One window of the Halococcus agarilyticus genome contains the following:
- a CDS encoding CocE/NonD family hydrolase — MGSQPEYGVHAELNVPVETRDGIALATDIYRPADPDTNEPIDDPKPALLDRTPYGKRGRMERHGEWYAQRGYVVAIQDCRGRFDSEGEYYIFVNEPEDGYDTVEWLADRSYCDGQVGTIGTSYGAWVQSALATQDPPHLEAMFVNQGAANGREATFRHNGAFELRWLCWALTLGGGFAKRALEDSDVQARLANVDVRDVLADGPIHRGQSPLRHISNYEEWAFDIMTQGAASDELWQSPGIDFERHYDGMADVPTVYAGAWYDSYTKATCDNFAALVERKDSDHFLLMGPWTHGWNGYPLPSWNKPYSGELAFGEAALRDYQETRLRFFDHYLKGENSWSDQATVEFFRMGTGDGGRTTDGRLFHGGEWSTADEWPPSDIEHTTYYAHGDGTLAIAKPDSEGGATSYEFDPKDPVPTLGGNCSSYITYEPRDENLIEYPLAERNLHDITGRGGFDQRTRGDTFGAEPPYGPLEHRDDVLVFRTPPLDEAVEIVGPIQVRVHGETDAPDTDFTAKLIEEYPPSEAFPNGFALNLADSICRARYRGYRDEPDSVEPGEVYEFAMEPYPTANVFAAGHRIRLDVSSSNFPRFDVNHNTGGPLYGDREYRVATNTVHHSVDHPTRIELPVRRT, encoded by the coding sequence ATGGGCAGTCAACCGGAGTACGGGGTCCACGCCGAACTGAACGTCCCCGTCGAGACCCGCGACGGCATCGCGCTCGCGACCGATATCTACCGACCGGCCGACCCGGACACGAACGAACCGATCGACGATCCGAAACCGGCGCTGCTCGACCGGACGCCCTATGGAAAACGGGGGCGGATGGAGCGTCACGGCGAGTGGTACGCCCAGCGCGGCTACGTCGTCGCGATCCAAGACTGTCGCGGTCGGTTCGACAGCGAGGGCGAGTACTACATCTTCGTGAACGAACCCGAGGACGGCTACGATACTGTGGAATGGCTCGCCGACCGTTCGTACTGTGACGGCCAGGTCGGGACGATCGGCACCTCCTACGGGGCGTGGGTCCAGAGCGCGCTCGCGACCCAGGACCCACCCCACCTCGAAGCGATGTTCGTGAACCAGGGGGCCGCCAATGGGAGGGAAGCGACCTTCCGGCATAACGGCGCGTTCGAACTCCGATGGCTGTGCTGGGCGCTCACCCTCGGCGGCGGGTTCGCAAAGCGTGCGCTAGAGGACTCCGACGTTCAGGCGCGCCTCGCGAACGTCGATGTCCGGGACGTGCTCGCCGACGGACCGATCCATCGAGGACAGTCCCCACTCCGGCATATCTCGAACTACGAGGAGTGGGCGTTCGACATCATGACGCAGGGCGCGGCGAGCGACGAGCTCTGGCAATCCCCCGGAATCGACTTCGAGCGCCACTACGACGGGATGGCCGACGTGCCCACCGTGTACGCGGGCGCGTGGTACGACTCCTACACGAAGGCGACCTGCGACAACTTCGCGGCGCTCGTCGAGCGGAAGGATTCGGACCACTTTCTGTTGATGGGGCCGTGGACCCACGGCTGGAACGGCTATCCGCTGCCGTCGTGGAACAAGCCCTACTCCGGCGAACTCGCGTTCGGCGAGGCCGCGCTCCGCGATTATCAGGAGACCCGCCTGCGTTTCTTCGATCACTACCTCAAGGGCGAGAATTCGTGGAGTGACCAGGCCACGGTGGAGTTCTTCCGGATGGGCACCGGCGACGGCGGCCGGACCACCGACGGTCGGCTGTTCCACGGTGGGGAGTGGTCGACGGCCGACGAGTGGCCCCCGAGCGACATCGAGCACACCACCTACTACGCCCACGGCGACGGGACGCTCGCGATCGCTAAACCCGATTCCGAGGGCGGTGCGACGAGCTACGAGTTCGATCCTAAAGATCCGGTCCCGACCCTCGGCGGCAACTGCTCGTCGTACATCACCTACGAACCCCGCGACGAGAACCTGATCGAGTACCCACTGGCCGAACGCAACCTCCACGACATCACCGGTCGGGGTGGGTTCGATCAGCGCACCCGCGGGGACACCTTCGGCGCGGAGCCGCCGTACGGCCCGCTGGAACACCGCGATGATGTCCTCGTCTTCCGCACACCGCCGCTCGACGAGGCGGTCGAGATCGTCGGCCCGATCCAGGTCCGGGTCCACGGGGAAACCGACGCCCCCGACACCGACTTCACCGCGAAGCTGATCGAGGAGTACCCGCCCAGTGAAGCCTTTCCGAACGGGTTCGCGCTCAACCTCGCGGACTCGATCTGCCGGGCGCGATACCGGGGCTACCGCGACGAACCGGACTCCGTCGAACCTGGCGAGGTCTACGAGTTCGCCATGGAACCCTATCCGACGGCGAACGTCTTCGCGGCGGGCCACCGGATCCGGCTCGATGTCTCCTCGTCGAACTTCCCCCGGTTCGACGTGAACCACAACACCGGCGGTCCGCTCTACGGCGACCGCGAGTACCGGGTCGCGACGAACACCGTCCACCACAGCGTCGATCATCCGACCCGAATCGAGCTGCCGGTTCGACGGACCTGA
- a CDS encoding CoxG family protein → MMEFDGEFTSDHPRDELWNYFTDPEILADCAPGCDEITMESPGELSATITVGVGSVKPTFDVDMTVTRADAPETLEMEVGGDASRNSFEAVTEMNLVEDGDGTIATWEAHTNVAGLIASMGQRALGSVAGRIVNNFFEDLEAKADEGVPAESKLEAKPEAEASLEN, encoded by the coding sequence ATGATGGAATTCGACGGCGAGTTCACGTCCGATCACCCACGCGACGAGCTCTGGAACTACTTCACCGACCCTGAGATCCTCGCCGACTGCGCACCGGGCTGTGACGAGATCACGATGGAATCGCCCGGCGAGCTGTCGGCGACGATCACGGTCGGTGTCGGCAGCGTCAAGCCGACGTTCGACGTCGACATGACGGTCACACGGGCCGATGCGCCCGAGACCCTCGAAATGGAGGTCGGCGGCGACGCCAGCCGCAACTCCTTCGAGGCCGTCACCGAGATGAATCTCGTCGAGGACGGTGACGGCACGATCGCCACGTGGGAGGCCCACACGAACGTCGCCGGCCTCATCGCCAGCATGGGTCAGCGCGCGCTCGGCAGCGTCGCCGGCCGGATCGTGAACAACTTCTTCGAGGATCTCGAAGCGAAGGCCGACGAGGGCGTTCCTGCCGAATCGAAGCTCGAAGCCAAACCCGAGGCCGAAGCCTCGCTCGAAAACTGA
- a CDS encoding IclR family transcriptional regulator, giving the protein MTTDGKTIGAVGRTLDVVEFLREHGVATPSTVATELDVSKSTAHRHLRTLEDREYVVERDDGFHLGLRFLDLGEFTRRYRPEYRLAKEKVVELADEVDERVQFMAEEHGRAVYVHQHSGRHAVEADTHPGKRVPIHASAAGLAILAELPPEAVDRIVDRHGLPSVTGKTLSTREALERELRATRERGYSVNDQGIIEGLRAIGAPVTGPDGGVLGGLSISGPIHRMEGERLDERIPSLLLGATNELELNIAYQ; this is encoded by the coding sequence ATGACGACGGATGGCAAAACGATCGGCGCGGTCGGGCGGACGCTCGACGTAGTGGAGTTCCTGCGCGAGCACGGGGTGGCGACGCCGTCCACTGTCGCGACCGAACTCGACGTGAGCAAGAGCACGGCCCACCGCCACCTCCGAACGCTGGAGGACCGGGAGTACGTGGTCGAGCGCGACGACGGGTTCCACCTCGGGCTCCGATTCCTCGACCTCGGGGAGTTCACCCGGCGGTATCGGCCCGAGTATCGCCTCGCGAAGGAGAAGGTGGTCGAACTCGCCGACGAGGTCGACGAACGGGTCCAGTTCATGGCCGAAGAACACGGACGGGCCGTCTACGTCCACCAGCACTCGGGTCGCCACGCGGTCGAGGCTGACACCCATCCCGGCAAGCGCGTCCCGATCCACGCGAGCGCGGCCGGGCTCGCGATCCTCGCCGAACTGCCTCCCGAGGCCGTCGATCGGATCGTCGATCGCCACGGTCTCCCGTCCGTCACCGGGAAGACGCTCTCGACGCGCGAGGCCTTAGAACGCGAGCTTCGAGCGACCCGTGAACGGGGGTACAGCGTCAACGATCAGGGGATCATCGAGGGGCTTCGCGCCATCGGTGCGCCGGTGACGGGACCCGACGGCGGGGTGCTCGGCGGGCTGAGCATCTCCGGCCCGATCCACCGGATGGAGGGCGAGCGACTCGACGAGCGGATCCCCTCGCTCCTGCTCGGTGCGACGAACGAACTCGAACTCAACATCGCGTATCAGTAG
- a CDS encoding uracil-xanthine permease family protein, which produces MSSETGSGETKAHESSMVEYGIDDKPPLGQSALLGVQHWLTMIGSTIAIPLVLAGAIGFDAAQTAQLVATFFVVSGVATLAQATVGNRYPIVQGGTFSMLGPALAIVAVLAAGDAAPTTMIRELQGAVIVAGLVEVAIGYLGIFGRLKRYVGPLVIAVVIALIGLALLTVPQITSPTNNWYLVGLTLALIVLFSQYLDGYSRIFKLFPVLLGLGGAYLLALVLSVTGLVPGLVDLSPVANAPPIRVIVPFQWGLPLFTTSFIAGMIAGMLASAIESFGDYHSVARMAGEGAPNARRVNHGLGMEGLGNVFAGIMGTGNGSTSYTENIGAIGITGVASRYVVQVGAVVMILVGFVGYFGALVTTIPSAIVGGLFLAMFAQIVGVGLSQLQYVDLNQNRNVFVLGFGLFAGLSIPEYVTNVQNASDITLEAGLASVPVLGVVLGLPTVAQTIGIILGTPIAVGGIAAFVLDNTIPGTADERGLTAWEEITEDDDAFTPYHARFLGGESREPDVAND; this is translated from the coding sequence ATGAGCAGCGAGACGGGTAGCGGGGAAACGAAGGCGCACGAGAGCAGCATGGTCGAGTACGGGATCGACGACAAGCCGCCGCTCGGCCAGTCGGCGCTGCTCGGCGTTCAGCACTGGCTGACGATGATCGGCTCGACGATCGCGATCCCGCTCGTTCTCGCGGGAGCGATCGGGTTCGACGCCGCCCAGACCGCCCAGCTCGTGGCGACGTTCTTCGTGGTCTCGGGAGTCGCGACGCTCGCCCAGGCGACGGTCGGGAACCGCTATCCGATCGTCCAGGGCGGGACGTTCTCGATGCTGGGGCCCGCGCTCGCGATCGTCGCGGTGCTCGCGGCGGGTGACGCTGCTCCGACGACGATGATCCGCGAGCTCCAGGGTGCGGTCATCGTCGCGGGTCTCGTCGAGGTCGCGATCGGCTACCTCGGGATCTTCGGTCGGCTCAAGCGGTACGTGGGCCCGCTCGTCATCGCGGTGGTGATCGCGCTGATCGGGCTCGCACTCCTCACCGTACCCCAGATCACCAGCCCGACGAACAACTGGTATCTCGTCGGGCTGACGCTCGCACTCATCGTGCTGTTCTCGCAGTATCTCGACGGCTACTCCCGGATCTTCAAACTGTTTCCCGTGCTGCTGGGCCTCGGCGGAGCGTATCTGCTCGCTCTCGTCCTCTCGGTCACCGGACTCGTTCCCGGTCTCGTGGACTTGAGTCCGGTCGCGAACGCACCGCCGATCCGCGTGATCGTCCCGTTCCAGTGGGGTCTCCCGCTCTTTACGACCTCGTTCATCGCGGGGATGATCGCCGGGATGCTCGCCTCGGCAATCGAGAGCTTCGGGGACTACCACTCCGTCGCCCGGATGGCCGGTGAGGGCGCACCCAACGCGCGACGGGTCAACCACGGGCTCGGCATGGAGGGGCTCGGCAACGTCTTCGCCGGAATCATGGGAACCGGCAACGGCTCGACCTCCTACACCGAGAACATCGGTGCGATCGGCATCACGGGGGTGGCCTCGCGGTACGTCGTTCAGGTCGGCGCGGTCGTGATGATCCTCGTCGGGTTCGTCGGCTACTTCGGGGCGCTGGTGACGACGATCCCGAGCGCGATCGTCGGGGGGTTGTTCCTCGCGATGTTCGCCCAGATCGTCGGGGTCGGCCTCTCGCAGCTCCAGTACGTCGATCTCAACCAGAACCGGAACGTGTTCGTGCTCGGGTTCGGCCTGTTCGCCGGGCTGTCGATCCCGGAGTACGTCACCAACGTCCAGAACGCTTCGGACATCACGCTCGAAGCGGGTCTCGCGAGCGTCCCAGTATTAGGAGTGGTGCTCGGCCTCCCCACGGTCGCCCAGACGATCGGGATCATTCTGGGCACGCCGATCGCCGTCGGCGGTATCGCCGCGTTCGTGCTCGACAACACGATCCCCGGTACCGCCGACGAGCGTGGCCTGACCGCGTGGGAGGAGATCACCGAGGACGACGACGCGTTCACACCGTATCACGCACGGTTCCTCGGCGGGGAGTCGAGGGAACCCGACGTCGCCAACGACTGA
- a CDS encoding CaiB/BaiF CoA transferase family protein: protein MDASGYVLDGVSVLDLSTFVTGGFCSLMLANQGADVVKIERPDAGDDIRHSGPPFIDGESPYYWSVNYDKRSVELDLKSDAGREALYDLAGEADVFIQNYRPGTAERLGVDYDRIAAENDAIVYCAISAFGQTGPWRQRPGYDLLVQGLSGIMDVTGDSDGRPAKVGLPMTDLITGMWAAFGIVTALYRRTATNEGEYIDLGMLDATLPWLTKQAGKVFAGEDPQRMGTKDPVLAPYQTFRTADGHVNVACLNQKLWRAFCGAIDREELAEDERFVTNADRVDSMDELEAEIERTLSDRPTDEWLERFLESGVPAAPVQGVEDALYNEQTAERDVVGTLSDDGEREVPVVEHPLNFEHATSGFRSPPPRLGEHTREVLREAGYDEATIDRLFDRGVVGSGTDAAE from the coding sequence ATGGACGCTTCCGGGTACGTACTGGACGGTGTGTCCGTCCTCGACCTCTCGACGTTCGTGACCGGCGGGTTCTGTTCGCTGATGCTCGCGAACCAGGGCGCGGACGTGGTGAAGATCGAGCGGCCGGACGCGGGCGACGACATTCGCCACTCCGGACCGCCCTTCATCGACGGCGAGTCGCCGTACTACTGGTCGGTCAACTACGACAAGCGGAGCGTCGAACTCGACCTGAAGAGCGACGCGGGCCGCGAGGCGCTGTACGATCTCGCTGGCGAAGCCGACGTGTTCATCCAGAACTACCGGCCCGGAACGGCCGAACGGCTCGGCGTCGACTACGATCGGATCGCGGCCGAAAACGACGCAATCGTCTACTGTGCGATCTCCGCGTTCGGTCAGACCGGTCCGTGGCGACAGCGACCGGGCTACGACCTGCTGGTCCAGGGACTGAGCGGGATCATGGACGTCACCGGCGATTCCGACGGTCGGCCCGCCAAGGTCGGACTACCCATGACCGACCTCATCACCGGGATGTGGGCCGCGTTCGGGATCGTCACCGCGCTCTACCGGCGCACAGCCACCAATGAGGGCGAGTACATCGATCTCGGGATGCTCGACGCGACCCTGCCGTGGCTCACCAAACAGGCCGGGAAGGTGTTTGCGGGCGAGGATCCCCAGCGGATGGGAACCAAGGATCCAGTACTGGCTCCCTACCAGACCTTCCGGACCGCCGACGGTCACGTCAACGTCGCCTGCCTCAACCAGAAACTCTGGCGAGCGTTCTGTGGAGCGATCGACCGCGAGGAGCTTGCCGAGGACGAGCGGTTCGTGACCAACGCCGATCGGGTCGACTCGATGGACGAACTCGAAGCCGAGATCGAGCGAACGCTATCTGATCGACCGACCGACGAGTGGCTGGAACGGTTTCTGGAGTCGGGCGTGCCGGCTGCACCGGTCCAGGGCGTCGAGGACGCGCTCTACAACGAACAGACCGCCGAACGCGACGTCGTGGGCACGCTTTCAGACGACGGCGAACGCGAAGTGCCCGTCGTCGAACATCCGCTCAACTTCGAACACGCGACGAGCGGCTTTCGCTCGCCCCCGCCGCGTCTCGGCGAGCACACCCGCGAGGTCCTCCGTGAGGCCGGCTACGACGAAGCGACCATCGACCGGCTGTTCGATCGCGGCGTCGTCGGCAGCGGGACCGACGCTGCAGAGTGA
- a CDS encoding xanthine dehydrogenase family protein molybdopterin-binding subunit → MSGAEPGPESAPEPGGDTNVDERAESFTGSGLERVEDHRILTGDARYVHDIAPEGCLHMALLRTTHPHAEIESIDTSAAEDHPDCELVLTGTDLQEEYYPMPCGLPGFEEWSLAVDRVRFVGEPVAAVVATDRYAAEDVVDAIDVEYETLDPVVDPRDALDDETIIHEDAGTNVPDGEEFVFGDVDGAFADADRVIEGSYSWGRISGVPLETAGVVAEYDTEDDAFAIDCNIQLHTLVDDTVYETLGYPPERVSLDVPADVGGSFGTKIAIHRYCCLAAMASQQLDGTPVKFVEDRVENLQGGDMHSTQREYEARLAVDNDGTIRGLDTWFVDDFGAWPHYPVNQALKPLSVLTDAYDISHVRYDYDLVLTNKTSQTAYRGFGVPPHLYAIEMIVDEAARELDLDPAELRRINFVTPDQMPYEIPSHNIYDSGDYPAALDHLRDRVEEQEAVDGGLLDPDTIEERREEGLYRGVSYTLHIEPGVSGSDWTDRQRSDRDALAERDREDVAELPEHLRGEITRDGTVRAFLATDSSGQGHQTIVTQLLADELEVLPSAIEVEYLDSVAAPTEYGSAASRMAVMLSGATQGLGEVLKTNLETLAAEEWGVDEDGVQYRDGAVERRDGDDSLDLAALAEIDAAGGRGSDRLTRASYDYEHPAAVLPEFDEALAGKFPVYPTAAFAVNAPIVEVDTRTGEVEILKFYTLRDCGTQLNPVIVEGQAHGGIAQGIGAALMEEFGYDESGQPQAVTFFDYLLPSIADVPEIDMDHSETPSPFTATGAKGTGEGGMIDAPASIASSINRALEPLGVVADRIPATPNRVHDWVRDAGSSDEPTATEDVEGEASAETDGGVGDASRERRGS, encoded by the coding sequence ATGTCGGGAGCCGAGCCGGGCCCCGAGTCCGCCCCGGAACCGGGTGGCGACACGAACGTGGACGAGCGGGCGGAGTCGTTCACCGGCTCGGGACTCGAGCGCGTCGAGGATCACCGTATTCTCACCGGTGACGCACGGTACGTCCACGATATCGCGCCGGAGGGCTGTCTCCACATGGCGTTGCTGCGGACGACCCACCCCCACGCCGAGATCGAGTCGATCGACACGAGCGCCGCCGAGGATCATCCGGACTGCGAACTCGTGCTGACCGGCACGGACCTTCAAGAAGAGTACTATCCGATGCCCTGCGGTCTCCCCGGGTTCGAGGAGTGGTCGCTCGCGGTCGATCGCGTCCGCTTCGTCGGCGAACCCGTCGCGGCGGTCGTCGCCACCGACCGGTACGCCGCGGAGGACGTCGTGGACGCGATCGACGTCGAGTACGAGACGCTCGATCCCGTGGTCGATCCGCGCGACGCGCTCGACGACGAGACGATCATCCACGAGGACGCGGGTACCAACGTCCCCGACGGCGAGGAGTTCGTCTTCGGCGACGTCGACGGAGCGTTCGCCGACGCCGACCGTGTGATCGAAGGGTCGTACTCGTGGGGCCGGATCTCGGGCGTGCCGCTCGAAACCGCCGGCGTCGTCGCCGAATACGACACCGAGGACGACGCCTTCGCCATCGACTGCAACATCCAACTCCACACGCTGGTCGACGACACGGTGTACGAGACGCTCGGCTATCCCCCAGAGCGAGTCTCGCTCGACGTCCCGGCCGACGTCGGCGGGAGCTTCGGGACGAAGATCGCCATCCATCGGTACTGCTGTCTCGCGGCGATGGCGAGCCAGCAGCTCGACGGCACTCCTGTAAAATTCGTCGAGGACCGCGTCGAGAACCTCCAGGGCGGGGACATGCACTCGACCCAGCGCGAGTACGAGGCCAGGCTCGCGGTCGATAACGATGGGACGATCCGCGGGCTCGACACGTGGTTCGTCGACGACTTCGGCGCGTGGCCCCACTATCCCGTCAACCAGGCGCTCAAACCCCTCTCAGTGCTGACTGACGCCTACGACATCTCCCATGTGCGGTACGACTACGATCTCGTGCTGACGAACAAGACCTCACAGACCGCGTATCGGGGATTCGGCGTCCCGCCGCACCTCTACGCCATCGAGATGATCGTCGACGAGGCGGCCCGCGAACTCGACCTCGATCCTGCCGAACTCCGGCGAATCAACTTCGTCACGCCCGACCAGATGCCCTACGAGATCCCCTCGCACAACATCTACGACTCGGGGGATTACCCGGCGGCGCTCGATCACCTCCGGGATCGCGTGGAAGAACAGGAGGCCGTCGACGGCGGCCTCCTCGATCCGGACACGATCGAGGAACGCCGGGAGGAGGGCCTGTATCGTGGGGTGAGCTACACCCTCCACATCGAGCCGGGCGTGAGCGGCTCGGACTGGACCGACCGTCAGCGTTCCGACCGCGATGCGCTCGCGGAGCGCGACCGCGAGGACGTCGCCGAACTCCCCGAACACCTGCGAGGGGAGATCACACGCGACGGCACTGTTCGAGCCTTTCTCGCGACCGACTCGTCGGGTCAGGGCCACCAGACCATCGTCACACAACTGCTCGCCGACGAACTCGAAGTGCTCCCGAGCGCGATCGAGGTCGAGTATCTCGACAGCGTGGCCGCCCCGACCGAGTACGGCAGCGCGGCCTCCCGGATGGCGGTGATGCTCTCGGGAGCGACCCAGGGACTCGGTGAGGTGCTGAAAACGAACCTCGAAACCCTCGCCGCCGAGGAGTGGGGCGTCGACGAGGACGGGGTTCAGTACCGCGATGGGGCGGTCGAGCGCCGCGACGGCGACGACTCGCTCGATCTCGCGGCCCTTGCCGAGATCGACGCGGCGGGCGGGCGCGGTAGCGACCGACTGACGCGGGCGAGCTACGACTACGAGCATCCCGCCGCCGTGCTCCCGGAGTTTGACGAGGCGCTCGCGGGCAAGTTCCCAGTCTATCCGACCGCAGCGTTCGCGGTCAACGCGCCGATCGTCGAGGTCGATACGCGAACGGGGGAGGTCGAAATCCTGAAGTTCTACACGCTCCGGGACTGTGGGACCCAGCTCAACCCCGTCATCGTCGAGGGCCAGGCCCACGGCGGCATCGCCCAGGGCATCGGGGCTGCTCTGATGGAGGAGTTCGGGTACGACGAGTCGGGCCAACCGCAAGCTGTGACGTTCTTCGATTACCTCCTCCCCTCGATTGCGGACGTCCCGGAGATCGACATGGACCACTCCGAAACCCCGTCACCGTTCACCGCGACCGGCGCGAAAGGCACGGGGGAGGGCGGGATGATCGACGCCCCCGCGAGCATCGCGTCGTCGATCAATCGAGCGCTCGAACCGCTCGGCGTCGTCGCCGATCGAATCCCCGCGACGCCGAACCGGGTCCACGACTGGGTCCGCGACGCGGGGTCGAGCGACGAGCCAACGGCCACGGAGGACGTTGAGGGTGAAGCGAGCGCGGAGACCGATGGCGGCGTTGGCGACGCTTCGAGGGAAAGACGGGGCAGCTAA
- a CDS encoding FAD binding domain-containing protein translates to MKPAAFQYHQPSSVAEATDLLAEYEHDAELMAGNQSLGIVMANRLATPAHIVDLNGVDDLDYVDVAAERVAIGALTSHRTIETSGALADALPMFPAAAEQIAGPSVRNLGTIGGSVGEADPAGNYPTVLTALDGDLHIASADGERTVAASEYFIAYMFTDLAEDELITGVSVDRGPFPVDRTGMAFLEQKPAAQTWPTISAAAAVRVDDPDASAPVVEEARLALANAADVPLRVEDAEAAVEGESLGEEPLTAAAEAASEAAEPGEEMHADAAYKEELAGEYTRRSLETAYERATDAADTTETTTS, encoded by the coding sequence ATGAAACCGGCCGCGTTCCAGTACCACCAGCCGTCGTCGGTGGCGGAGGCGACCGACCTCCTCGCCGAGTACGAGCACGACGCCGAGCTGATGGCGGGCAACCAGTCGCTCGGCATCGTGATGGCGAACCGCCTCGCGACGCCGGCACACATCGTCGACCTCAACGGTGTCGACGACCTCGATTACGTCGACGTTGCCGCCGAACGGGTCGCAATCGGCGCGCTGACGAGCCACCGGACCATCGAAACCTCGGGCGCGCTCGCCGACGCGCTCCCGATGTTCCCGGCGGCGGCCGAACAGATCGCCGGGCCGAGCGTCCGCAACCTCGGCACGATCGGCGGGAGCGTCGGCGAGGCCGATCCCGCGGGGAACTATCCTACTGTGCTCACCGCGCTCGACGGCGACCTTCACATCGCCTCGGCCGACGGGGAGCGCACCGTGGCGGCGTCGGAGTACTTCATCGCGTACATGTTCACCGATCTCGCCGAGGACGAGCTGATCACCGGCGTCTCGGTCGACCGGGGACCGTTCCCCGTCGACCGGACCGGGATGGCCTTCCTCGAACAGAAGCCCGCGGCTCAGACGTGGCCGACGATCAGCGCGGCCGCGGCCGTCCGGGTCGACGACCCCGACGCGTCCGCACCCGTCGTCGAAGAGGCACGGCTCGCGCTCGCGAACGCCGCCGACGTCCCGCTTCGCGTCGAGGACGCCGAGGCAGCCGTCGAGGGCGAATCGCTCGGCGAGGAACCCCTCACAGCGGCCGCCGAAGCCGCGAGTGAGGCCGCCGAACCGGGCGAGGAGATGCACGCCGACGCGGCGTACAAAGAGGAGTTGGCCGGCGAGTACACCCGGCGCTCGCTCGAAACGGCGTACGAACGCGCAACCGACGCTGCGGATACCACGGAGACCACGACATCATGA
- a CDS encoding (2Fe-2S)-binding protein: MSADTPGDAASRPTREVSLAVNGETVEADVEPRLKLSDFLRNHCGLRGVRVGCEHGVCGACTVSLDGDIVKSCLVYAVQADGREIGTVEGLAEGGELGPVQRAFHEEHALQCGFCTSGFVMATRDLLERNPDPSDEEIRKGLADNICRCTGYQNIYEAVHRAANEMDGTASDDETDPEAD; this comes from the coding sequence ATGAGTGCTGATACGCCTGGCGACGCCGCGAGTCGACCGACGCGCGAGGTCTCGCTCGCGGTGAACGGCGAGACGGTCGAGGCCGATGTCGAACCCCGGCTGAAGCTCTCCGATTTCCTCCGGAACCACTGCGGCCTCCGCGGAGTCCGGGTCGGCTGCGAGCACGGCGTCTGCGGGGCGTGTACGGTGAGCCTCGACGGCGACATCGTGAAGAGCTGCCTCGTCTACGCGGTCCAGGCCGACGGTCGCGAGATCGGGACCGTCGAAGGACTCGCCGAGGGCGGCGAACTCGGTCCCGTGCAGCGGGCGTTTCACGAGGAACACGCGCTCCAGTGTGGCTTCTGCACCAGCGGGTTCGTGATGGCGACCCGCGACCTCCTCGAACGGAACCCCGACCCGTCCGACGAGGAGATCAGGAAGGGGCTCGCGGACAACATCTGTCGGTGTACGGGCTACCAGAACATCTACGAGGCCGTCCATCGGGCCGCCAACGAGATGGATGGGACGGCTTCTGACGACGAGACGGACCCGGAGGCGGACTGA
- a CDS encoding cyclase family protein produces the protein MADLRQPKVWYEKSLDTEKVNGQKIEFMNHTGTHLDGEKHFDASGRDIESMPLDELVGEAVVADISDEVGDYDVYTSEMIEDAVDVREGDILFVHTGYQKHGWHREDADPHKFFCKHPGPNAEFADWCKEKGLNYLILDCGSADHPMNTVVRDVRPELADEAADHLDVDDLDEIFPPEGYQLMHTELFPEGIVHVENAEVPEELLNERVQIGTFPWRFRGGESSVCRCVAFTEA, from the coding sequence GTGGCCGACCTACGACAACCGAAGGTGTGGTACGAGAAGAGCCTCGACACCGAGAAGGTCAACGGCCAGAAGATCGAGTTCATGAACCACACCGGGACTCATCTCGACGGCGAGAAACACTTCGACGCGAGCGGCCGGGACATCGAGAGCATGCCGCTCGACGAACTCGTCGGCGAGGCGGTCGTCGCGGACATCTCCGACGAAGTCGGGGACTACGACGTCTACACCAGCGAGATGATCGAGGACGCCGTCGACGTTCGCGAGGGTGACATCCTCTTCGTCCATACCGGCTACCAGAAACACGGCTGGCACCGCGAGGACGCCGACCCGCACAAGTTCTTCTGCAAGCATCCCGGCCCGAACGCGGAGTTCGCCGACTGGTGCAAGGAGAAGGGGCTCAACTACCTGATCCTCGACTGCGGGAGCGCCGACCACCCGATGAACACTGTCGTCCGGGACGTGCGCCCCGAACTCGCCGACGAGGCCGCGGACCACCTCGACGTCGACGATCTCGACGAGATCTTCCCGCCGGAGGGCTACCAGCTGATGCACACCGAACTGTTCCCCGAGGGGATCGTCCACGTCGAGAACGCCGAGGTCCCCGAGGAGCTCCTGAACGAACGGGTGCAGATCGGAACCTTCCCGTGGCGGTTCCGTGGCGGCGAATCGAGCGTCTGTCGGTGCGTCGCGTTCACCGAGGCCTGA